Proteins from a single region of Scatophagus argus isolate fScaArg1 chromosome 23, fScaArg1.pri, whole genome shotgun sequence:
- the supt16h gene encoding FACT complex subunit SPT16 isoform X2, producing MAVNLDKEAYYRRIKRLYSNWKKGEDEFGKIDAIVVSVGVDEEIVYAKSTAIQTWLFGYELTDTIMVFCDTKIIFLASKKKVDFLKQVAVTKGNENANGVPPITLLTREKNESNKANFDKMIEAIRASKEGKTVGVFSKDKFPGEYMKSWNDAISAEGLEKVDISAVVAYTMAVKEDGELSLMKKAAAITSEVYSKFFKERVMEIVDADEKVRHSKLAESVEKAVEEKKYLGGADPSTVEMCYPPIIQSGGNYSLKFSVVSDKNHMHFGAITCAMGIRYKSYCSNLVRTLMVDPPQEMQDNYNFLLQVEEELLKQLKHGVKISDAYNVVLEYVKKEKGDLVPKLTKNLGFAMGIEFREGSLVLNAKNQYKLKKGMVLSISLGFADLVNKDAKKEEQKKYALFIGDTVQINEEEPAAILTPVKKKIKNVGIFLKNDDEEDEEEEGDDAEELLGKGARSAALLADRTRNEMTAEEKRRAHQKELANHLNEEAKRRLTEQKGEQQIQKARKSNVSYKNVSQMPREKDIRDMKIFIDKKYETVIMPVFGIATPFHIATIKNISMSVEGDYTYLRINFYVPGSSLGRQEGNIFPNPDATFVKEITYRASNLKSPGDTSVPSTNLQNAFRIIKEVQKRYKTREAEEKEKEGIVKQDSLVINLNRSNPKLKDLYIRPNIAQKRMQGSLEAHTNGFRFTSVRGDKVDILYNNIKHAIFQPCDGEMIIVLHFHLKNAIMFGKRRHTDVQFYTEVGEITTDLGKHQHMHDRDDLYAEQMEREMRHKLKSAFKNFIEKVETLTKEELEFEVPFRDLGFQGAPYRSTCLLQPTSSSLVNVTEWPPFVVTLDEVELVHFERVQFHLKNFDVVIVYKDYNKKVTMINAVPVNSLDPIKEWLNSCDIKYTEGVQSLNWTKIMKTIVDDPEGFFEQGGWSFLDPESEGSGAEEDSESEMEDETFNPSADEDEEEEEDSDEDYDSETEDSDYSASVGSEEESGKDWDELEEEARKADRESHYEDEESSSNKKRKARSTAPPSKKKRRS from the exons ATGGCGGTAAATCTGGACAAGGAAGCATACTACCGCCGGATCAAGAGATTATACAGCAACTGGAAG AAAGGAGAAGATGAGTTTGGCAAAATCGATGCCATTGTGGTGTCTGTGGGAGTGGACGAGGAAATTGTGTACGCCAAATCAACAGCTATACAG ACATGGTTGTTTGGCTACGAGCTGACAGACACCATCATGGTGTTTTGCGACACCAAAATCATCTTCCTCGCTAGTAAGAAGAAGGTGGATTTCCTCAAACAGGTGGCTGTAACGAAAGGCAACGAGAACGCCAACGGTGTCCCGCCCATCACGCTGCTCACCAGAGAGAAG AATGAAAGCAATAAGGCCAACTTTGACAAGATGATCGAGGCGATCAGAGCCAGTAAAGAAGGCAAGACGGTGGGAGTCTTCAGCAAGGACAAATTCCCCGGAGAGTACATGAAGAGCTGGAACGACGCGATCTCCGCTGAGGGGCTGGAGAAG GTAGACATCAGCGCTGTGGTCGCGTACACGATGGCGGTGAAGGAAGACGGAGAGCTGAGCCTGATGAAGAAGGCAGCAGCCATCACCAGCGAGGTTTACTCCAAGTTCTTCAAGGAGCGCGTCATGGAGATCGTTGATGCAGATGAG AAAGTGCGTCACAGCAAGCTGGCAGAGTCGGTGGAGAAGGCCGTCGAGGAGAAGAAGTACCTGGGTGGCGCCGATCCGTCCACGGTGGAGATGTGTTATCCTCCTATCATCCAGAGTGGTGGGAACTACAGCCTCAAGTTCAGCGTCGTCAG tgACAAGAACCACATGCACTTCGGTGCCATCACGTGTGCCATGGGGATCCGCTACAAGTCGTACTGCTCCAACCTGGTGCGCACCCTCATGGTGGACCCCCCTCAGGAGATGCAGGACAACTACAACTTCCTGCTGCAGGTGGAAGAGGAGTTGCTCAAACAGCTCAAACATG GTGTAAAAATCAGCGACGCTTACAATGTGGTCTTGGAGTACgtgaagaaagagaagggagaCCTTGTACCAAAGCTGACCAAAAACCTCGG CTTTGCAATGGGAATCGAGTTCAGAGAGGGCTCCCTGGTGTTGAACGCTAAAAACcagtacaaactgaaaaaag GCATGGTGTTGAGTATCAGTTTGGGTTTTGCTGATCTTGTGAATAAAGACGCCAAaaaggaggagcagaagaagtACGCGTTGTTTATCGGTGACACAGTGCAGATCAACGAG GAAGAGCCTGCTGCCATACTCACACCAGTcaagaagaagataaaaaatgTGGGAATCTTCTTGAAG AATGACgacgaggaggatgaggaggaggaaggagatgatGCCGAGGAGCTGCTGGGGAAAGGGGCTCGCAGTGCCGCCCTGCTCGCTGACAGAACCAGG AATGAGATGACGGCGGAGGAGAAGAGACGAGCCCACCAGAAGGAGCTGGCCAATCATTTGAATGAAGAAGCCAAGCGGCGTCTGACGGAGCAGAAAGGAGAGCAGCAGATTCAGAA GGCCAGAAAATCTAACGTGTCCTATAAGAACGTCTCTCAGATGCCCAGGGAAAAGGACATCAGAGACATGAAGATCTTCATTGACAAGAAGTACGAGACCGTCATCATGCCCGTTTTTGGTATCGCCACACCGTTCCACATCGCCACCATCAAG AACATCAGTATGTCTGTAGAAGGAGACTACACCTACCTGAGGATCAACTTCTACGTCCCCGGCAGCTCTCTGGGACGACAGGAGGGAAACATCTTCCCCAACCCCGACGCCACATTTGTTAAAGAAAT CACGTACCGAGCGTCCAACCTGAAATCTCCGGGCGACACGTCGGTACCGTCCACCAACCTGCAGAACGCCTTCCGCATCATCAAGGAGGTGCAGAAGCGCTACAAGACGCGAGAGGCcgaagagaaggagaaggagggcaTCGTCAAGCAGGACTCGCTGGTCATCAACCTCAACCGCAGCAACCCCAAGCTCAAAGACCTGTACATCAGACCCAACATCGCGCAGAAGAGGATGCAGGGTTCGCTCGAGGCACATACCAATG GCTTTCGCTTCACGTCAGTCCGCGGGGACAAAGTGGACATTCTTtacaacaacatcaaacacGCCATCTTCCAGCCGTGTGATGGGGAGATGATCATCGTGCTGCACTTCCACCTCAAG AACGCCATCATGTTCGGGAAGCGACGCCACACAGACGTCCAGTTCTACACGGAGGTCGGGGAGATCACCACAGACTTGGGCAAACACCAACACATGCACGACCGAGACGACCTGTACGCCGAGCAGATGGAGCGGGAGATGAGGCACAAGCTCAAGTCGGCCTTCAAGAACTTCATCGAGAAGGTGGAGACGCTGACCAAAGAGGAGCTGGAGTTCGAGGTGCCCTTCAGAGACCTGGG GTTCCAGGGCGCCCCCTACAGGAGTACCTGCCTGCTACAACCCACGTCCAGTTCCCTTGTCAATGTCACCGAATGG CCGCCGTTCGTGGTGACTCTGGACGAGGTTGAGTTGGTCCACTTTGAGCGTGTGCAGTTCCACCTGAAGAACTTCGACGTGGTCATCGTCTACAAGGACTACAACAAGAAGGTCACCATGATCAACGCCGTGCCCGTCAACTCCCTCGATCCCATCAAGGAGTGGCTCAA ctcaTGTGACATCAAGTACACAGAGGGAGTCCAGTCGCTGAACTGGACCAAGATCATGAAGACGATCGTGGACGACCCTGAGGGCTTCTTCGAGCAGGGAGGCTGGTCTTTCTTGGACCCGGAGAGCGAA GGAAGTGGCGCCGAGGAAGATTCAGAGTCAGAAATGGAGGACGAAACGTTCAACCCGTCTGcggatgaagatgaggaggaggaggaagacagcgATGAGGACTATGACTCGGAGACGGAGGACTCTG ATTACAGCGCGTCGGTCGGCAGCGAGGAGGAGAGCGGTAAAGACTGGGACGAGCTGGAGGAAGAAGCCAGGAAAG CTGACAGAGAGAGCCACTACGAGGATGAGGAGTCCTCCTCCAACAAGAAGAGAAAGGCCCGGTCGACAGCCCCGCCCAGCAAGAAGAAGCGACGGTCCtaa
- the supt16h gene encoding FACT complex subunit SPT16 isoform X1 → MAVNLDKEAYYRRIKRLYSNWKKGEDEFGKIDAIVVSVGVDEEIVYAKSTAIQTWLFGYELTDTIMVFCDTKIIFLASKKKVDFLKQVAVTKGNENANGVPPITLLTREKNESNKANFDKMIEAIRASKEGKTVGVFSKDKFPGEYMKSWNDAISAEGLEKVDISAVVAYTMAVKEDGELSLMKKAAAITSEVYSKFFKERVMEIVDADEKVRHSKLAESVEKAVEEKKYLGGADPSTVEMCYPPIIQSGGNYSLKFSVVSDKNHMHFGAITCAMGIRYKSYCSNLVRTLMVDPPQEMQDNYNFLLQVEEELLKQLKHGVKISDAYNVVLEYVKKEKGDLVPKLTKNLGFAMGIEFREGSLVLNAKNQYKLKKGMVLSISLGFADLVNKDAKKEEQKKYALFIGDTVQINEEEPAAILTPVKKKIKNVGIFLKNDDEEDEEEEGDDAEELLGKGARSAALLADRTRLLGKNEMTAEEKRRAHQKELANHLNEEAKRRLTEQKGEQQIQKARKSNVSYKNVSQMPREKDIRDMKIFIDKKYETVIMPVFGIATPFHIATIKNISMSVEGDYTYLRINFYVPGSSLGRQEGNIFPNPDATFVKEITYRASNLKSPGDTSVPSTNLQNAFRIIKEVQKRYKTREAEEKEKEGIVKQDSLVINLNRSNPKLKDLYIRPNIAQKRMQGSLEAHTNGFRFTSVRGDKVDILYNNIKHAIFQPCDGEMIIVLHFHLKNAIMFGKRRHTDVQFYTEVGEITTDLGKHQHMHDRDDLYAEQMEREMRHKLKSAFKNFIEKVETLTKEELEFEVPFRDLGFQGAPYRSTCLLQPTSSSLVNVTEWPPFVVTLDEVELVHFERVQFHLKNFDVVIVYKDYNKKVTMINAVPVNSLDPIKEWLNSCDIKYTEGVQSLNWTKIMKTIVDDPEGFFEQGGWSFLDPESEGSGAEEDSESEMEDETFNPSADEDEEEEEDSDEDYDSETEDSDYSASVGSEEESGKDWDELEEEARKADRESHYEDEESSSNKKRKARSTAPPSKKKRRS, encoded by the exons ATGGCGGTAAATCTGGACAAGGAAGCATACTACCGCCGGATCAAGAGATTATACAGCAACTGGAAG AAAGGAGAAGATGAGTTTGGCAAAATCGATGCCATTGTGGTGTCTGTGGGAGTGGACGAGGAAATTGTGTACGCCAAATCAACAGCTATACAG ACATGGTTGTTTGGCTACGAGCTGACAGACACCATCATGGTGTTTTGCGACACCAAAATCATCTTCCTCGCTAGTAAGAAGAAGGTGGATTTCCTCAAACAGGTGGCTGTAACGAAAGGCAACGAGAACGCCAACGGTGTCCCGCCCATCACGCTGCTCACCAGAGAGAAG AATGAAAGCAATAAGGCCAACTTTGACAAGATGATCGAGGCGATCAGAGCCAGTAAAGAAGGCAAGACGGTGGGAGTCTTCAGCAAGGACAAATTCCCCGGAGAGTACATGAAGAGCTGGAACGACGCGATCTCCGCTGAGGGGCTGGAGAAG GTAGACATCAGCGCTGTGGTCGCGTACACGATGGCGGTGAAGGAAGACGGAGAGCTGAGCCTGATGAAGAAGGCAGCAGCCATCACCAGCGAGGTTTACTCCAAGTTCTTCAAGGAGCGCGTCATGGAGATCGTTGATGCAGATGAG AAAGTGCGTCACAGCAAGCTGGCAGAGTCGGTGGAGAAGGCCGTCGAGGAGAAGAAGTACCTGGGTGGCGCCGATCCGTCCACGGTGGAGATGTGTTATCCTCCTATCATCCAGAGTGGTGGGAACTACAGCCTCAAGTTCAGCGTCGTCAG tgACAAGAACCACATGCACTTCGGTGCCATCACGTGTGCCATGGGGATCCGCTACAAGTCGTACTGCTCCAACCTGGTGCGCACCCTCATGGTGGACCCCCCTCAGGAGATGCAGGACAACTACAACTTCCTGCTGCAGGTGGAAGAGGAGTTGCTCAAACAGCTCAAACATG GTGTAAAAATCAGCGACGCTTACAATGTGGTCTTGGAGTACgtgaagaaagagaagggagaCCTTGTACCAAAGCTGACCAAAAACCTCGG CTTTGCAATGGGAATCGAGTTCAGAGAGGGCTCCCTGGTGTTGAACGCTAAAAACcagtacaaactgaaaaaag GCATGGTGTTGAGTATCAGTTTGGGTTTTGCTGATCTTGTGAATAAAGACGCCAAaaaggaggagcagaagaagtACGCGTTGTTTATCGGTGACACAGTGCAGATCAACGAG GAAGAGCCTGCTGCCATACTCACACCAGTcaagaagaagataaaaaatgTGGGAATCTTCTTGAAG AATGACgacgaggaggatgaggaggaggaaggagatgatGCCGAGGAGCTGCTGGGGAAAGGGGCTCGCAGTGCCGCCCTGCTCGCTGACAGAACCAGG CTACTTGGGAAG AATGAGATGACGGCGGAGGAGAAGAGACGAGCCCACCAGAAGGAGCTGGCCAATCATTTGAATGAAGAAGCCAAGCGGCGTCTGACGGAGCAGAAAGGAGAGCAGCAGATTCAGAA GGCCAGAAAATCTAACGTGTCCTATAAGAACGTCTCTCAGATGCCCAGGGAAAAGGACATCAGAGACATGAAGATCTTCATTGACAAGAAGTACGAGACCGTCATCATGCCCGTTTTTGGTATCGCCACACCGTTCCACATCGCCACCATCAAG AACATCAGTATGTCTGTAGAAGGAGACTACACCTACCTGAGGATCAACTTCTACGTCCCCGGCAGCTCTCTGGGACGACAGGAGGGAAACATCTTCCCCAACCCCGACGCCACATTTGTTAAAGAAAT CACGTACCGAGCGTCCAACCTGAAATCTCCGGGCGACACGTCGGTACCGTCCACCAACCTGCAGAACGCCTTCCGCATCATCAAGGAGGTGCAGAAGCGCTACAAGACGCGAGAGGCcgaagagaaggagaaggagggcaTCGTCAAGCAGGACTCGCTGGTCATCAACCTCAACCGCAGCAACCCCAAGCTCAAAGACCTGTACATCAGACCCAACATCGCGCAGAAGAGGATGCAGGGTTCGCTCGAGGCACATACCAATG GCTTTCGCTTCACGTCAGTCCGCGGGGACAAAGTGGACATTCTTtacaacaacatcaaacacGCCATCTTCCAGCCGTGTGATGGGGAGATGATCATCGTGCTGCACTTCCACCTCAAG AACGCCATCATGTTCGGGAAGCGACGCCACACAGACGTCCAGTTCTACACGGAGGTCGGGGAGATCACCACAGACTTGGGCAAACACCAACACATGCACGACCGAGACGACCTGTACGCCGAGCAGATGGAGCGGGAGATGAGGCACAAGCTCAAGTCGGCCTTCAAGAACTTCATCGAGAAGGTGGAGACGCTGACCAAAGAGGAGCTGGAGTTCGAGGTGCCCTTCAGAGACCTGGG GTTCCAGGGCGCCCCCTACAGGAGTACCTGCCTGCTACAACCCACGTCCAGTTCCCTTGTCAATGTCACCGAATGG CCGCCGTTCGTGGTGACTCTGGACGAGGTTGAGTTGGTCCACTTTGAGCGTGTGCAGTTCCACCTGAAGAACTTCGACGTGGTCATCGTCTACAAGGACTACAACAAGAAGGTCACCATGATCAACGCCGTGCCCGTCAACTCCCTCGATCCCATCAAGGAGTGGCTCAA ctcaTGTGACATCAAGTACACAGAGGGAGTCCAGTCGCTGAACTGGACCAAGATCATGAAGACGATCGTGGACGACCCTGAGGGCTTCTTCGAGCAGGGAGGCTGGTCTTTCTTGGACCCGGAGAGCGAA GGAAGTGGCGCCGAGGAAGATTCAGAGTCAGAAATGGAGGACGAAACGTTCAACCCGTCTGcggatgaagatgaggaggaggaggaagacagcgATGAGGACTATGACTCGGAGACGGAGGACTCTG ATTACAGCGCGTCGGTCGGCAGCGAGGAGGAGAGCGGTAAAGACTGGGACGAGCTGGAGGAAGAAGCCAGGAAAG CTGACAGAGAGAGCCACTACGAGGATGAGGAGTCCTCCTCCAACAAGAAGAGAAAGGCCCGGTCGACAGCCCCGCCCAGCAAGAAGAAGCGACGGTCCtaa
- the tox4b gene encoding TOX high mobility group box family member 4b isoform X1 encodes MDLNFYSDLTDGTGQHDGDPEFLDPQSFNGFDSDNKFPGGSDNYLTISGSGHPFLSSSETFHTPSLGDEEFEIPPISLDPDSALTVSDVVSHFGELQDTGPSDSVVVPGNAVVEGDDPSFASTFVNAGSQGLEHLSLGVINQSGGNALLGSSLGMDLSQPIGSQFSSSSPVTIDVPLGDMSQGLLGSNQLTTIDQSELSAQLGLGLGGGNILQRPQSPEHPLSATASPTSSLQDDDMDDFRRSVLVESPVSLAVSPGVISLDPSLSESPLSAPASSVSPAVGRRGGAGGGKKGKKKKDPNEPQKPVSAYALFFRDTQAAIKGQNPNATFGEVSKIVASMWDSLGEEQKQVYKRKNEAAKKDYLKALAEYRDGQNSQAPIEVMDTTPSPPPPAAAPVVTATPAPSMASRSTRSQHYNPEENTITNICTSNIILDLPQVTTRSRTGAIKPQPLPVAAPPNPPTVTKIIIKQTPMPSGGVSVTATAASSPRQPPPLQQMQSTPPPPRLQQMVHAQAPPPLQAKPRGTATAPPPLQIKVVPSSRQSDSGTPIIVTSGGETPTSMSSSSNLTVEVGQSGDMVTGGEEVAEAEEGMEVEVNVAPVPSVSPAASRNICVRAGCTNPAVESKDWDKEYCSNECVATHCRDVFMAWCAIRGQNSTTVT; translated from the exons ATGGACCTGAATTTTTATTCGGATTTAACGGACGGTACCGGGCAGCACGACGGTGATCCAGAGTTCTTGGATCCGCAGTCTTTCAATGGATTTGACTCTGACAACAAG TTCCCTGGAGGCAGTGACAACTACCTGACAATCTCGGGGTCCGGccatcccttcctctcctcctcagag ACCTTCCACACCCCCAGCCTCGGCGATGAGGAGTTCGAGATACCTCCCATCTCTTTAGATCCAGACTCGGCCCTCACCGTGTCCGATGTGGTGTCCCATTTCGGGGAGCTGCAGGACACCGGCCCCTCCGACAGCGTGGTGGTACCCGGGAACGCCGTGGTCGAAGGGGACGACCCCTCGTTCGCCTCCACTTTTGTCAATGCCGGATCCCAGGGACTGGAGCACCTGAGTCTAGGAGTCATCAACCAATCAGGAGGAAATGCTTTGCTGGGGTCGTCACTGGGAATG GATCTCAGTCAACCCATCGGCTCCCAGTTCAGCAGCTCGTCCCCGGTGACCATTGACGTCCCGCTGGGTGACATGAGCCAGGGCCTGCTGGGGTCCAACCAACTGACCACTATCGACCAGTCAGAGCTCAGCGCGCAACTGGGGCTCGGCCTGGGAGGAGGGAACATATTGCAACGCCCCCAGTCGCCTGAACACCCTCTGTCGGCCACGGCGTCGCCCACCAGCTCACTCCAGGATGATGACATGGATGACTTCAGAAGG AGCGTCCTGGTTGAATCTCCGGTTTCCCTGGCCGTCTCTCCCGGCGTCATCTCCCTTGATCCCTCCCTGTCCGAGTCCCCGCTATCTGCCCCCGCCTCCAGCGTCTCTCCGGCTGTTGGACGGAGAGGAGGAGCcggaggagggaagaaagggaagaagaagaaagacccCAACGAGCCTCAGAAACCCGTGTCAGCCTACGCTTTGTTCTTCAGGGACACGCAGGCAGCTATCAAGGGACAAAATCCCAACGCAACATTTGGAGAAGTTTCAAAGATAGTGGCTTCCATGTGGGACAGCCTGGGGGAGGAGCAGAAACag gtTTACAAGAGGAAAAACGAAGCAGCAAAGAAGGATTATTTGAAGGCGTTGGCGGAGTACAGGGACGGCCAGAATTCTCAG GCCCCTATTGAAGTTATGGATACCACCCCGTCGCCCccacctccagctgcagctcctgtGGTCACAGCCACACCTGCCCCCTCCATGGCCTCTCGTTCCACCAGGTCGCAGCATTACAACCCCGAGGAGAACACCATCACCAACATCTGCACCTCCAACATCATCCTGGACCTCCCCCAGGTCACCACACGCTCCCGCACCGGCGCTATCAAACCCCAACCTCTGCCTGTCGCCGCCCCTCCGAACCCCCCCACCGTCACCAAGATCATCATCAAGCAGACGCCAATGCCCTCTGGTGGCGTATCCGTCACGGCGACAGCAGCCTCCTCGCCGCGCCAACCGCCGCCGCTGCAGCAGATGCAGAGCACTCCTCCTCCGCCTCGGCTGCAGCAGATGGTGCACGCCCAggctcctccacctctgcaggCCAAACCGCGAGGCACAGCCACTGCTCCGCCTCCGCTGCAGATCAAGGTTGTCCCGTCGTCACGGCAGTCGGATTCAGGCACGCCGATCATCGTGACGTCGGGCGGTGAAACGCCCACGTcgatgtcctcctcctccaatcTGACGGTGGAGGTGGGACAGTCAGGTGACATggtgacaggaggagaggaagtggcggaagcagaagagggg atggaggtggaggtgaacGTTGCCCCTGTCCCGAGCGTGTCTCCCGCCGCCAGCCGCAACATTTGCGTGCGTGCCGGCTGCACCAACCCGGCTGTGGAGAGCAAAGACTGGGACAAGGAGTACTGCAGCAATGAGTGTGTCGCCACACACTGCAG AGACGTGTTCATGGCCTGGTGTGCCATCCGAGGGCAGAACTCCACCACGGTCACATAG
- the tox4b gene encoding TOX high mobility group box family member 4b isoform X2, protein MEFPGGSDNYLTISGSGHPFLSSSETFHTPSLGDEEFEIPPISLDPDSALTVSDVVSHFGELQDTGPSDSVVVPGNAVVEGDDPSFASTFVNAGSQGLEHLSLGVINQSGGNALLGSSLGMDLSQPIGSQFSSSSPVTIDVPLGDMSQGLLGSNQLTTIDQSELSAQLGLGLGGGNILQRPQSPEHPLSATASPTSSLQDDDMDDFRRSVLVESPVSLAVSPGVISLDPSLSESPLSAPASSVSPAVGRRGGAGGGKKGKKKKDPNEPQKPVSAYALFFRDTQAAIKGQNPNATFGEVSKIVASMWDSLGEEQKQVYKRKNEAAKKDYLKALAEYRDGQNSQAPIEVMDTTPSPPPPAAAPVVTATPAPSMASRSTRSQHYNPEENTITNICTSNIILDLPQVTTRSRTGAIKPQPLPVAAPPNPPTVTKIIIKQTPMPSGGVSVTATAASSPRQPPPLQQMQSTPPPPRLQQMVHAQAPPPLQAKPRGTATAPPPLQIKVVPSSRQSDSGTPIIVTSGGETPTSMSSSSNLTVEVGQSGDMVTGGEEVAEAEEGMEVEVNVAPVPSVSPAASRNICVRAGCTNPAVESKDWDKEYCSNECVATHCRDVFMAWCAIRGQNSTTVT, encoded by the exons ATGGAG TTCCCTGGAGGCAGTGACAACTACCTGACAATCTCGGGGTCCGGccatcccttcctctcctcctcagag ACCTTCCACACCCCCAGCCTCGGCGATGAGGAGTTCGAGATACCTCCCATCTCTTTAGATCCAGACTCGGCCCTCACCGTGTCCGATGTGGTGTCCCATTTCGGGGAGCTGCAGGACACCGGCCCCTCCGACAGCGTGGTGGTACCCGGGAACGCCGTGGTCGAAGGGGACGACCCCTCGTTCGCCTCCACTTTTGTCAATGCCGGATCCCAGGGACTGGAGCACCTGAGTCTAGGAGTCATCAACCAATCAGGAGGAAATGCTTTGCTGGGGTCGTCACTGGGAATG GATCTCAGTCAACCCATCGGCTCCCAGTTCAGCAGCTCGTCCCCGGTGACCATTGACGTCCCGCTGGGTGACATGAGCCAGGGCCTGCTGGGGTCCAACCAACTGACCACTATCGACCAGTCAGAGCTCAGCGCGCAACTGGGGCTCGGCCTGGGAGGAGGGAACATATTGCAACGCCCCCAGTCGCCTGAACACCCTCTGTCGGCCACGGCGTCGCCCACCAGCTCACTCCAGGATGATGACATGGATGACTTCAGAAGG AGCGTCCTGGTTGAATCTCCGGTTTCCCTGGCCGTCTCTCCCGGCGTCATCTCCCTTGATCCCTCCCTGTCCGAGTCCCCGCTATCTGCCCCCGCCTCCAGCGTCTCTCCGGCTGTTGGACGGAGAGGAGGAGCcggaggagggaagaaagggaagaagaagaaagacccCAACGAGCCTCAGAAACCCGTGTCAGCCTACGCTTTGTTCTTCAGGGACACGCAGGCAGCTATCAAGGGACAAAATCCCAACGCAACATTTGGAGAAGTTTCAAAGATAGTGGCTTCCATGTGGGACAGCCTGGGGGAGGAGCAGAAACag gtTTACAAGAGGAAAAACGAAGCAGCAAAGAAGGATTATTTGAAGGCGTTGGCGGAGTACAGGGACGGCCAGAATTCTCAG GCCCCTATTGAAGTTATGGATACCACCCCGTCGCCCccacctccagctgcagctcctgtGGTCACAGCCACACCTGCCCCCTCCATGGCCTCTCGTTCCACCAGGTCGCAGCATTACAACCCCGAGGAGAACACCATCACCAACATCTGCACCTCCAACATCATCCTGGACCTCCCCCAGGTCACCACACGCTCCCGCACCGGCGCTATCAAACCCCAACCTCTGCCTGTCGCCGCCCCTCCGAACCCCCCCACCGTCACCAAGATCATCATCAAGCAGACGCCAATGCCCTCTGGTGGCGTATCCGTCACGGCGACAGCAGCCTCCTCGCCGCGCCAACCGCCGCCGCTGCAGCAGATGCAGAGCACTCCTCCTCCGCCTCGGCTGCAGCAGATGGTGCACGCCCAggctcctccacctctgcaggCCAAACCGCGAGGCACAGCCACTGCTCCGCCTCCGCTGCAGATCAAGGTTGTCCCGTCGTCACGGCAGTCGGATTCAGGCACGCCGATCATCGTGACGTCGGGCGGTGAAACGCCCACGTcgatgtcctcctcctccaatcTGACGGTGGAGGTGGGACAGTCAGGTGACATggtgacaggaggagaggaagtggcggaagcagaagagggg atggaggtggaggtgaacGTTGCCCCTGTCCCGAGCGTGTCTCCCGCCGCCAGCCGCAACATTTGCGTGCGTGCCGGCTGCACCAACCCGGCTGTGGAGAGCAAAGACTGGGACAAGGAGTACTGCAGCAATGAGTGTGTCGCCACACACTGCAG AGACGTGTTCATGGCCTGGTGTGCCATCCGAGGGCAGAACTCCACCACGGTCACATAG